ACCTGGTCATTCCCATTGGAAAGAATATATTCAGCACTCAATAAAAATTCGGCAAGTGTAGCCGAATAGTTTCTTTTTAATAAAACAGGTTTTTTTATTTTTCCCAAATTCTGTAACAATTTTGTGTTCTGCATATTGCGGGTACCCACTTGTAAAATATCGGCATACTCTGCCACGAGTTCAATTTCAGTTGTATCCATAACTTCGGTAATAATTTTCAATCCGGTAAATTTTTTCGCTTTCTCTAAAATTTTCAAACCCTCCTTACCCATACCTTGGAAGGAATATGGACTTGTTCGTGGTTTAAAAGCACCTCCCCGTAATATTTTTATTCCCGCTTTCTTTACTATTTCAGCAGACTCAAGCATTTGATCTTCACTCTCGACAGAACAGGGTCCTGCCATTATCACAATTTCACTCCCGCCGACAAGAACACCATCAACCGAAATCACTGAATCAGTTGGCTGAAATTCGCGGCTTGCTAATTTGTATGGTTTTAAAATCGGAATAATGTTTTCTACGTTCGGCAGTAAACTGATTTGGTCTTTGTTTAAAAAACGTTCATCACCGATTATCCCGATAACCGTTCGCTCTACGCCTTTCGATACGTTAGCTTTAAAACCTAATTTTTCTATTCGTTCCACTACACGTTGAACATCTTGTTCAACCGCTTCATGCTTCATCAGTACTATCATATAAAAATAAATTCTCTTCTATTATTTCTTGATAAGTATAAGAATAGAATAAGATAAAAACAAATTCCAATAATTGTAATTCTTTTTAAGTTTATTTATATTCTTCTATGCTTTTACATAAAGGAAAGGCAAAATATAAATCGGAGCAAGTTGCAAATTTATTCGATTCAATCGCTCATAGTTATGATTTTTTAAATCATTTCTTGAGCGGGGGAATTGATTTTTATTGGCGATGGCGTGCCTTGCGTTTGCTCAGAAATCCGAAACCAAAATGTTTGTTGGATGTTGCTTGCGGAACAGCCGATTTTTCGATTGCAGCTGCAAAGTATGGCGTAGAAACAATTTACGGCATCGATATAGCTGCAAATATGCTTTCTATCGGTAAATCAAAGGTTGAAAACAAAGGTTTTTCACAAAGGATAAAATTGGAAATCGGAAATGCTGAAGCAATTCGATTTGATTCTGAATATTTTGATGCTGCGATTGTGGCATTCGGTGTTCGAAATTTTGAAAATCTTGAAAAAGGTTTAAGGGAAATGCTGCGAGTTCTGAAACCTAACGGATCTATTTTGGTATTAGAATTTTCAAAACCAAGCTTTTTTCCTTTCAAACAAATTTATTTCTTCTACTTCAAATTTGTATTACCGATGATTGGGAAATTAATTTCAAAACACGCTGAAGCTTACAACTATCTTCCCAACACGGTTATGAATTTTCCGGAGGGCGAATGGTTTTTAGATATCCTGAGGAAGATTGGATTTAATAATACGCGACAACATCGAATGACTTTCGGAATTGTAACCGCCTACATTGGAGTAAAACCTTGATACTACTTAATACATACTACCTACTTTTTACTTTCAATTAAATAATGAATATCGAAGAAAGAATTTTGTATAACGAAGGAACAGAAATGACAAAACGAATAATCAAAGTGGGACACAGTCCCGACCCCGACGATGCGTTTATGTTTTACGGACTTGCATCGGGTAAAGTAAAATTAGAAGGAATTACAATCGAGCATTCGCTTGAAGACATACAAACTCTGAACGAGCGTGCTATGCGCGGCGAGCTTGAAGTTACCGCAATTTCGGCTCACGCATATCCGTATGTTGCCGACAAATACTGGATAATGCGCACCGGTGCAAGTATGGGCGAGGGTTACGGACCTGTAATCATCTCAAAAAAATTTAAAACACTTGATGAGCTGAAAGGTAAACGTGTTGCAACTCCGGGCCCGCTTACGACTGCAACTCTTCTTTTTAAACTTTTTACTGAAGGGATTGAAAATGTAGATATACCTTTCGACCAAATTATGGATAAGGTGACAAGTGGTGAGTTTGACGGCGGGCTAATTATTCATGAAGGA
The Bacteroidota bacterium DNA segment above includes these coding regions:
- the aroF gene encoding 3-deoxy-7-phosphoheptulonate synthase, whose protein sequence is MIVLMKHEAVEQDVQRVVERIEKLGFKANVSKGVERTVIGIIGDERFLNKDQISLLPNVENIIPILKPYKLASREFQPTDSVISVDGVLVGGSEIVIMAGPCSVESEDQMLESAEIVKKAGIKILRGGAFKPRTSPYSFQGMGKEGLKILEKAKKFTGLKIITEVMDTTEIELVAEYADILQVGTRNMQNTKLLQNLGKIKKPVLLKRNYSATLAEFLLSAEYILSNGNDQVILCERGIRTFVEYTRNTLDLNIVPAIKQLSHLPIIVDPSHGTGRHDFIIPMSRAALAAGADGLIVEMHPKPEEATSDGEQSLKPEKLFQLMKEADLIANAIGRTLL
- the ubiE gene encoding bifunctional demethylmenaquinone methyltransferase/2-methoxy-6-polyprenyl-1,4-benzoquinol methylase UbiE, yielding MLLHKGKAKYKSEQVANLFDSIAHSYDFLNHFLSGGIDFYWRWRALRLLRNPKPKCLLDVACGTADFSIAAAKYGVETIYGIDIAANMLSIGKSKVENKGFSQRIKLEIGNAEAIRFDSEYFDAAIVAFGVRNFENLEKGLREMLRVLKPNGSILVLEFSKPSFFPFKQIYFFYFKFVLPMIGKLISKHAEAYNYLPNTVMNFPEGEWFLDILRKIGFNNTRQHRMTFGIVTAYIGVKP
- a CDS encoding ABC transporter substrate-binding protein, which translates into the protein MTKRIIKVGHSPDPDDAFMFYGLASGKVKLEGITIEHSLEDIQTLNERAMRGELEVTAISAHAYPYVADKYWIMRTGASMGEGYGPVIISKKFKTLDELKGKRVATPGPLTTATLLFKLFTEGIENVDIPFDQIMDKVTSGEFDGGLIIHEGQITYQEEGFNKILDFGEFWDNFSDGLPLPLGLDVVRKDLGGELATRLSKGLKDSIHYGYTHQDEAIPYALEYGRGLNYQLGEKFVKMYVSELTIDMGENGKAALEKLYNFASNRGLIPSVAKFEII